GTGAAAGTATGGAAATTATTAGGTTTGATGCTAACTTAGAGAGGGACTGAAGCGAACATGTAAAAATGCATAGTTATAATCAAGGGACATATTACCTTGATAGAGAAATTTATCTTCTAAAAATGAGATTCAAAGTTTCTTGTCTGATTGCACTAAGCTCCAAGCAAGTTTTCCTAACAAAATAATATTTTGCAATCGGGTCAGACAAATCCCTAAACCACTTAAATTTGTAGGGTTAATAATATCGTTCCAACCAACTATATGCCTAAATCGACCAGTCTTGCCATGCCAAACAAAACTCCCCATAGGTTTATCCAAGATCTCAAAAACATATTGAGGAAACCAATAATTTTTCATACTATAACGAGATAAAAAAGTAAGAACAAACTTGGCCAGGGTAACACACATTGGTTTGTTCAAGAGTCCACTTTTCCAAGAAGTAAGTTTTGAAGATGCATTATCATAGATTTccaataaatcttttttttttgtacgTTTGTATTTCATTTTGAATCTCAAGTATTTTTCTAACAAATTGGTAAATATATTAGTGGACTGATCAAGATCATCTTGAATGGCTTGGGTGAAACCTTTAGAGGTGTAAACTCTTTACGTATCTAGAATCACTTTTAGACCTGAAAAAGAACAAAATTTTTTTAACAAGTTTGCAAAGAGCCGTGCTTGAAAATATTTTGTCTTTGTAAACAATAACATATTATACACGAAGAGCAAGTGAGATATTTTAGGACCATTGGAAGTGATATGTAAAGGTTGCCACTGAACCTCGTGatctaaattattaatcaaatcgCCATGTTTTTTCAGGCATAGAACAAAAAACATGAGGAGATAAAAGACCTCCTTGTCGAAGGAAACAAAGAGGTTTAAATTGTTCAGTTCTACTCCCATTCCATATCAAAGGGATATAAGTAGAAAATATACTGCTTATGATCAAATAAATGAAACCATTAGGAAATCCAAAGTATTATAGGGTGTCCTAGAGAAAATCTATGTCGTAAGTCTTCTCAAGATCAAGCTTATAAATAACATCACTTTATTTCTTCTTAGATTTACGTAAGTGGTAAATGAATTTTTTGGAGAACAATAACATTATCAATTGCACCTCTACCTAGAATGAAGCATTATGCATAGAGCTCACAATATCGATTGGCCTAAGgaaatttactaaaaaaaattaaatcaacttACATGTCACACTACGCAAGCTTAATGATCTAAAATTTCTTAAAAAGTGTGTGCGTTATctaattcagaatcagaatcataaTATACTCTTCCATATGAGGATCTAGTAACCTCTATCGAAGTTAGACCTCATAAATTCCCAAATACCATCCTCAATATTCTcctaaaatattttaaagaaaatgggTTGGAACCCATCCAGACCATAGGAGGATTTATTGGATTTCGTTTTCATAAAATTTTGATAGACTTCTTACTTTGTAATTGTAGCCAGGAGAGTATTGTTCTGGTCAATATTAAAAGAGGAAGTTTTGTTGGCTCTAGGAAGGACAATGAGACAATTCTTAGGGCAAAACAAACTTTTAAAATACCTCAAAACCTAAAGTATCATTGTATGTTATCATTCACCGACAACAAAGTGATACCatgaattttatatatatatatatatatatatatatatatatatatatatatatatatatatatatatatatatatatatatatatatatatatatatatatatatatatatatagggagcatatcaagtgagagcaatttttaaatgagagatgagaggaagatatatcaaccattggattcatcaagagagagaaattaatagtctCATTAATatgttaacattctctctcttgatgaatccaatggttgatatatcttcctctcatctctcatttaaaaatgctctcacttgataatgagagatgagaggaacgaatatcaaccattggattcatcaagagagagaatgttaatgcattaatgtggctTTTACCTTCTCAggataatgagagatgagaggaatgaaTATCAaccattatattaaaaaaatcattttttcaaggcTATCAAACAAATCAATTATTTGTGTTCCCCTAAACAATATCCAAATATATTGTTAATTGTTATTAGGCCAATCCTACCAAGCTAGTTTATTTTtctccttttattgattgataaTTAAATCAATCAACTTTCCAAGCAACATAAAACCATATCATAAcaccaaatattaattaatatattgagGGCTTTTAAGTTCTTTATGCATTTTTAACAACATTGTTTATGATAAGCAGCTGTTCGTGAAACAAGGCAAATTCAAAGGCAAGTGTAAATTAAAGCCTTCAAATAAACCGAATTCATAGCACTGATTTTACATCTCCAAATCACATCTAATAACCAGTATATATACATCAAACACAAACATGCAAATTTGACCACAAGTTTGTGATCATCATCATCAGGTCCATTAtaacatgatgatgatgatcacaaATTTGCTGTCTTTGGTTTTCTTTGCGCTCATTCTCTATTCATCGTTTTCCTTCGTATCAGTTTTTGGAAATCTTTGTGGTACGAACCATATATACATTCAACTTTTTGCATGTTCCTCACAAACATTATGTTTTGTCATGTTTGGTTTTTCATAAATTTTGAATCATTAATGAGCTATATGGAATCTTAATGCTTCATTTTTTTTTAGTCATGGCTATTCTATTTTGTGATCAGATCATGACTTTAACTACAAAAAAGGAGATAGTAGAGGACCAGAGAATTGGGGGAATATAAAACCAGAATGGAAAATATGTGGGAGTGGAAAATTACAATCTCCAATTAATCTCCTTAGCAAAGGTGTGCAAGAACTTTCTGACCCTGGTAAACTTCAAGTAAAATACAATCTAGCCCCTGCTGTCTTACAGAAAAGAAGTCATGATGTCAAGGTAAGCCACTAATATCAAGTCACCAACTGCTCCATCCTTTCAATAAATGTATTATAAACCGGCTCGGCCATTAAACCGACAAGATTAATGGATCACAGAGTGGAACCAGAAAGTCACTTATTGAACCACATGTTTGATTTAAATTAAATCAGATAATTCGGCTACATTACTCATGAGtctcaataataaaattatttaggtATTAAATCAGATTGAGCAAGATGATCCAATTTTAACaaagttttaaaataatcatGAATAGAGATAAAGGTCTATAagatttctattttttaaaattaatttttaaaatctatttactattttaaaattttgttaattttaaaaaaatgataattatAAAATGAGAAAATATTGACCTCTTAAGTTCGCAAAAATCTCTAATTTATCGGGTTTTTTTAGCTCCCGTCGATTATCACCCATTTAATTATCACCCGTCAATTgacttgattattttttaaatagggATGACAAAATCTATGTGCTTAACCTTATAAATAGATATTTGTTTAATAAGACTAATCTATGTGCTTAACCTTATAAATAGATATTTGTTTAATAAGACTAATCTATGTGGTTAATATTTTGACAGATCCAATGGAATGGTGATGGAGGAAACCTTATTATAAATGAAAATCAATACAAACTATTGCAATGTCATTGGCATTCACCTGCAGAGCACACTCTCAATGAAACAAAGTAACTTCACTTTTCCTATCACATATGTATAAGATTAAAAATTTGTTACGATTAAATTGTAGTTAAACAGAGTCttataaattatttgttattgGTAAACCGTAGTTAAATAAaacttctattttttttcatGGTTAAAATACATCTAACTTACATAAATCTTCAAAGGAACGGTTTGCTTAAAATAAGCACGAAGACACTCGTTCTTGTCTTCTTGCTATTTATatgtattgtattttttttttttaggtttgatTTGGAATTGCATGCAGTCCACAAAAACACTAAAGGAGAGATAGCTGTGATTGGAGTATTGTATAAAATTGGCATTCCAGATCCCTTTCTTGCAAAGGTTTGTTATATTTCTGGTATAAAAAAGTTTTACAGTGTCACACATCAGACCGAACAATTCATGTcgattttttcaattttaacataattttgacagattttggacAAGATAAAGTCAATTGGTGACAAGGAGAGAGATTTGGGATTAATTAACCCAAGAGACATCAAACTTGGAAGCAAAAAATATTTCAGATATTATGGTTCTCTTACAGCTCCACCATGCACTGAAGGTGTTATTTGGACAATATTGAAGAAGGTTCTATACACTTTCACATGAATTCTCTTAACTATATAGCATACATTAATTTATACTATAGACACAATCTTTTAGTTTCAAATTtgtataacatgtttttgttacAGGTAAGGACAGTTTCAATGGAGCAGTTGAAAGCATTGAAAGGAGCTGTTTCTCAagtaatatttcaaatttcaaaacattGATTCCACAATTAAGTTCCTAAAACTAATTATAAGCatagaaatatatttttttagccTAATATAAATTATGACTATTACTGCAGGGATTTGAAGAAAATGCAAGGCCATTGCAGTGTGATGGTGGAAGACCAGTTTATTCATGTACTCTTAAAGATGAAAAAATTGTCATGTAAAATGTTTACAAGATGTGAAATGACAGGATCGTCTTTAAGGGTGTGCAAGACGGAGTTACTGCACAGGTTAAAAATTTATCACACTTAAAAGGTAGCTAAATAGAGTATCGTAAAATGTTTGTTATAGTTAAATCTTAG
The Vicia villosa cultivar HV-30 ecotype Madison, WI linkage group LG6, Vvil1.0, whole genome shotgun sequence genome window above contains:
- the LOC131612624 gene encoding alpha carbonic anhydrase 4-like produces the protein MMMMITNLLSLVFFALILYSSFSFVSVFGNLCDHDFNYKKGDSRGPENWGNIKPEWKICGSGKLQSPINLLSKGVQELSDPGKLQVKYNLAPAVLQKRSHDVKIQWNGDGGNLIINENQYKLLQCHWHSPAEHTLNETKFDLELHAVHKNTKGEIAVIGVLYKIGIPDPFLAKILDKIKSIGDKERDLGLINPRDIKLGSKKYFRYYGSLTAPPCTEGVIWTILKKVRTVSMEQLKALKGAVSQGFEENARPLQCDGGRPVYSCTLKDEKIVM